A window of the Paraburkholderia aromaticivorans genome harbors these coding sequences:
- a CDS encoding tyrosine-type recombinase/integrase: MTPLRQRMLHDMQIRNLAENTQKSYLIQVASFARHFRRSPELLGPEEIRAWLIYLREERKLAPASLGATIGALRFLYRVTLKRPWSDEDFPLPKKPFRLPVVLSLEEITTFFESVASLKHRTILMTAYAAGLRVSEVVHLKVTDIDSKRMVIRVNQGKNRKDRYVMLSPRLLEILRLYWQDAHPKEWLFPGSIAGRPITRHAVGDACELARKRSGITKPVTPHSLRHAFATHLLEAGTDVRRIQLLMGHRSLSTTSRYLRVATSTVCATTSPFDLLPHPAPIPFPPPAPQYF, encoded by the coding sequence ATGACGCCACTGCGCCAACGCATGCTGCATGACATGCAGATCCGCAACCTTGCAGAGAATACCCAGAAGTCCTATCTGATTCAGGTAGCCAGTTTCGCCCGCCACTTTCGCCGTTCGCCCGAACTGCTGGGTCCCGAGGAGATTCGGGCCTGGCTCATCTACCTCCGCGAAGAACGCAAGCTGGCACCCGCCAGTCTCGGCGCAACGATCGGCGCACTCCGGTTTCTCTACCGTGTGACGCTCAAGCGACCCTGGAGCGACGAGGACTTTCCGTTACCGAAGAAGCCGTTCCGACTGCCAGTCGTCCTCAGCCTGGAGGAGATCACCACCTTCTTCGAGTCGGTCGCCAGTCTCAAGCACCGCACCATCCTGATGACCGCGTACGCCGCCGGACTGCGTGTCTCCGAAGTCGTGCATCTGAAGGTCACTGATATCGACAGCAAGCGCATGGTGATCCGTGTGAACCAGGGGAAGAACCGTAAGGATCGCTATGTAATGCTCTCGCCCAGGCTGCTCGAGATCCTGAGACTGTACTGGCAGGACGCCCATCCGAAGGAATGGCTCTTTCCAGGCAGCATTGCGGGGCGGCCCATCACCCGCCATGCCGTGGGCGACGCATGCGAGCTTGCACGCAAGCGCAGCGGCATCACCAAACCCGTGACACCCCATTCTTTGCGACACGCGTTCGCCACGCATCTGCTGGAAGCCGGTACTGACGTGCGCCGGATCCAGCTGCTGATGGGCCACAGGTCCCTATCGACAACGTCCCGGTACTTGAGGGTCGCCACCAGCACCGTGTGCGCCACCACCAGTCCCTTCGACCTGCTGCCGCACCCTGCACCCATTCCATTCCCGCCACCTGCGCCCCAGTACTTCTGA
- the ltrA gene encoding group II intron reverse transcriptase/maturase, whose protein sequence is MKIEASPVSETTRRDADALGSCVQRKFASASIWTDAMLAALRNGVKGGKWHSLIDKVFRLDTLALGWTQVEKNAGAAGVDRMSVKRFAQARDRYLAELAQALQDGSYRPQPVRRVYIPKGKGRRPLGIPAVKDRVVQAALKLVIEPIFEHEFEPRSYGFRPGLGCKDALREVDRHVKAGYCWVVDADLQSYFDSIPHSPLLARVAGRISDGRVLELIQYFLKQDIMEDMTRWTPTSGSPQGAVVSPLLANLYLHELDVEMRQVGLVMVRYADDAVVLCRTREEAEAALTRMRAWVDANGLTLHPDKTHVGDCRLEGHGFEFLGYRFEAGQRWVRKKSLMGLRDKIRALTKRNRGDSIEDIITSLNPLLRGWFGYFQQAHRYTFSSVDGFVRRRLRAILRRQLHRPGQGRCLRDHTRWPNAFFANLGLFTMSAALESARQSRCGNN, encoded by the coding sequence ATGAAGATCGAAGCATCGCCAGTGTCGGAAACGACTAGACGAGATGCAGACGCGCTGGGAAGCTGCGTGCAGCGGAAATTCGCGTCAGCTTCAATCTGGACGGACGCTATGTTGGCTGCTCTACGAAATGGAGTTAAAGGAGGTAAGTGGCACAGTTTGATTGACAAGGTGTTTCGCCTGGACACGCTCGCGCTGGGGTGGACTCAGGTCGAGAAGAACGCCGGGGCGGCGGGAGTGGACCGCATGAGCGTGAAGCGATTCGCGCAAGCGCGGGACCGCTACCTTGCCGAACTGGCGCAAGCATTGCAGGATGGTAGCTATCGCCCGCAGCCGGTGCGGCGTGTCTACATACCGAAAGGTAAAGGACGTCGTCCGCTCGGTATACCCGCTGTAAAGGATCGCGTCGTTCAGGCGGCCCTGAAGCTGGTAATCGAGCCGATCTTTGAGCATGAGTTCGAGCCGAGAAGCTACGGCTTTCGCCCGGGCTTGGGTTGCAAGGATGCGCTGCGCGAAGTGGACCGGCATGTGAAAGCGGGCTACTGCTGGGTGGTCGATGCCGACCTGCAAAGCTATTTTGACTCGATTCCACACTCACCTCTTCTTGCGAGAGTGGCAGGGCGAATCTCGGACGGCCGGGTTCTGGAACTCATCCAGTACTTTCTCAAGCAAGACATCATGGAAGACATGACGCGTTGGACGCCGACTTCCGGCAGTCCTCAAGGGGCGGTTGTCAGCCCCTTGTTGGCAAATCTGTACCTGCACGAGCTTGACGTGGAAATGCGACAGGTAGGGCTGGTCATGGTGCGCTACGCGGATGACGCCGTGGTGTTATGCCGTACACGTGAGGAAGCGGAAGCTGCGCTCACTCGCATGCGGGCTTGGGTGGATGCGAACGGCTTGACACTGCACCCTGACAAAACCCACGTTGGGGATTGCCGGCTGGAGGGTCATGGGTTCGAGTTTCTGGGTTACCGGTTCGAGGCGGGTCAACGTTGGGTGCGCAAGAAGAGCCTCATGGGGCTACGGGATAAAATCCGGGCCCTGACCAAGCGTAACAGGGGTGACTCGATCGAGGACATCATTACGTCGCTCAATCCACTCCTGCGTGGTTGGTTCGGCTATTTCCAGCAGGCCCACCGATACACCTTCTCGTCCGTCGACGGCTTTGTTCGTCGCCGCCTTCGAGCGATCCTGCGTCGACAGCTTCATCGTCCGGGTCAGGGTCGATGCCTTCGCGATCACACGCGATGGCCAAATGCCTTTTTCGCTAATCTTGGGCTGTTCACGATGTCCGCAGCCCTTGAATCAGCGCGCCAATCCCGATGTGGAAACAACTGA
- a CDS encoding IS91 family transposase, translated as MRPALEVADIFRQCGPSFRLSHAGGLSRVQRRVMSAIELCRTAALGAHLEQCDACGYQRISYDSCRNRHCPKCQSLARAQWLERRHAELLPSTEYFHVVFTLPESIAALAFQNKRTLYDLLFRASAETLRTIAADPKHLGAEIGFLTILHTWGQNLQHHPHVHCVVPGGGISPDGERWIACRPGFFLPVRVLSRLFRRLFLEQLRRAYDAGGLRLHGQFESLSDPVEFAAWLAPAARAEWVVYAKPPFGGAEHVLDYLGRYTHRVAISNNRLLAFDGHTVQFRWKDYRHESRQRTMTLTADEFIRRFLLHVLPEGFKRIRSYGWLANCHRADKLATCRRLLGVEAPAVAAVEPGEDYRDRYQRLTGKSLRDCPVCGKGHMLRIEDMPGSLPRAPPGPTHAR; from the coding sequence ATGCGACCGGCGCTCGAAGTGGCGGACATTTTCCGCCAGTGTGGGCCCAGTTTCCGGCTATCCCATGCCGGGGGGCTCAGTCGTGTGCAGCGACGCGTGATGAGTGCCATCGAGCTGTGTCGTACCGCAGCGCTTGGTGCCCATCTCGAGCAGTGCGATGCATGCGGCTATCAGCGCATCAGTTACGACTCGTGTCGTAACCGGCACTGTCCGAAGTGCCAGTCACTCGCCCGCGCGCAATGGCTCGAACGCCGGCATGCGGAACTCCTCCCCTCGACCGAGTATTTCCATGTCGTCTTCACGCTTCCCGAATCCATCGCCGCTCTCGCGTTCCAGAACAAGAGGACGCTCTACGATCTGCTGTTTCGCGCCAGCGCCGAAACGTTGCGCACGATCGCCGCCGATCCGAAGCACCTGGGCGCCGAGATCGGCTTCCTCACGATCCTGCATACGTGGGGACAGAATCTGCAGCATCACCCTCATGTGCATTGCGTTGTGCCGGGCGGCGGCATCTCCCCGGACGGCGAGCGCTGGATCGCCTGCCGTCCGGGCTTCTTCCTGCCCGTGCGGGTCCTGTCACGGCTCTTTCGCCGCCTGTTTCTCGAACAGCTGCGTCGCGCTTACGACGCCGGCGGGCTGCGCCTGCACGGTCAGTTCGAGTCCCTGAGCGATCCCGTCGAATTCGCAGCCTGGCTTGCACCCGCGGCACGGGCGGAGTGGGTGGTCTACGCCAAGCCACCCTTTGGCGGTGCCGAACACGTGCTCGATTACCTGGGCCGCTACACCCACCGCGTCGCCATCTCCAACAACCGGCTGCTCGCCTTCGACGGGCACACCGTGCAGTTCCGCTGGAAGGACTATCGGCACGAGTCCAGACAAAGAACCATGACGCTTACCGCCGACGAGTTCATCCGTCGCTTCCTGCTGCATGTGCTACCTGAGGGCTTCAAGCGCATTCGCAGCTACGGGTGGCTCGCCAACTGCCACCGTGCCGACAAGCTCGCCACCTGCAGGCGGCTGCTCGGCGTCGAGGCTCCCGCCGTTGCCGCAGTCGAGCCCGGGGAAGACTACCGTGACCGCTACCAGCGACTCACCGGCAAGTCACTGCGCGACTGCCCCGTATGTGGCAAGGGACACATGCTCCGCATCGAAGACATGCCCGGCAGCCTTCCACGAGCCCCGCCAGGTCCCACCCATGCGCGCTAG